In the Flagellimonas sp. HMM57 genome, one interval contains:
- the ychF gene encoding redox-regulated ATPase YchF translates to MKAGIVGLPNVGKSTLFNCLSNAKAQSANFPFCTIEPNIGVVNVPDTRIEKLEELVNPERVIPATVEIVDIAGLVKGASKGEGLGNQFLGNIRETDAILHVLRCFDNDNVVHVDGSIDPIRDKETIDMELQLKDLESVEKKLDKVKRAARTGNKEAQKEEAVLSILKDGLEAGTSVRAISVSDDDRIEYVKPLQLITDKPVMYVCNVDEEAAVDGNTYVEKVKQAVAKENAEVIYLAVGTEADITELETYEERQMFLEDLGLSEPGSAKLIRGAYKLLDLETYFTAGVKEVRAWTIPVGATAPQAAGVIHTDFEKGFIRAEVISYDDYINYGSESKVKEAGKMRVEGKEYVVKDGDVMHFRFNV, encoded by the coding sequence ATGAAAGCCGGTATTGTAGGATTGCCCAATGTAGGAAAGTCGACCTTGTTCAATTGTTTGTCCAATGCGAAAGCACAAAGTGCCAACTTCCCGTTCTGTACCATTGAACCCAATATTGGAGTGGTCAATGTTCCCGATACCCGCATAGAAAAGTTGGAAGAGCTGGTCAATCCAGAACGCGTTATTCCAGCAACAGTTGAAATTGTAGATATTGCCGGCTTGGTAAAGGGTGCCAGTAAAGGAGAAGGATTAGGAAATCAATTTCTGGGAAATATTCGAGAAACCGATGCCATTCTCCATGTGCTTCGTTGTTTTGATAATGACAATGTTGTTCATGTCGATGGCTCCATAGACCCAATACGGGACAAAGAGACCATCGATATGGAGTTGCAGTTGAAAGATTTAGAGAGCGTAGAAAAGAAATTGGACAAAGTAAAACGAGCAGCAAGGACAGGAAACAAAGAGGCCCAGAAGGAAGAAGCCGTCCTTTCCATATTAAAGGATGGACTGGAGGCGGGTACCTCTGTGCGTGCAATTTCAGTGAGCGATGACGACCGAATCGAATATGTAAAACCGTTGCAGTTGATTACGGACAAACCCGTAATGTATGTTTGCAATGTGGATGAAGAGGCGGCTGTTGATGGTAACACGTATGTAGAAAAAGTAAAACAAGCCGTGGCCAAAGAAAATGCTGAAGTTATTTATCTGGCTGTTGGCACAGAAGCTGATATTACCGAATTGGAAACCTATGAAGAACGCCAAATGTTTTTGGAAGATTTAGGTCTATCCGAGCCAGGTTCAGCCAAATTGATTCGGGGAGCATACAAGTTATTGGATTTGGAAACCTACTTTACGGCAGGAGTCAAAGAAGTTAGGGCTTGGACCATTCCTGTAGGCGCTACGGCGCCCCAAGCCGCGGGTGTTATCCATACTGATTTTGAGAAAGGATTTATCCGTGCAGAGGTAATCAGTTATGATGATTACATTAATTACGGAAGTGAATCCAAAGTAAAAGAGGCAGGGAAAATGCGGGTGGAAGGCAAGGAATATGTGGTCAAGGACGGCGATGTTATGCATTTTAGGTTCAATGTATAA
- a CDS encoding 4Fe-4S dicluster domain-containing protein: MAIIITDECINCGACEPECPNTAIYEGADEWRYSDGTSLSGDVVLPDGKAVNADEVQVPISDEIYYISPDKCTECMGFHEEPQCAAVCPVDCCVPDEDIVETEEELLGKQKFMHPDG; this comes from the coding sequence ATGGCAATCATTATAACAGACGAATGTATAAATTGTGGTGCCTGTGAGCCTGAGTGCCCCAATACCGCAATTTATGAGGGAGCGGATGAGTGGCGTTACAGTGACGGCACTTCGCTTTCCGGTGATGTGGTCCTGCCAGATGGCAAGGCTGTCAATGCCGATGAAGTACAAGTTCCTATTAGTGATGAGATTTATTACATATCTCCAGATAAGTGTACAGAGTGTATGGGCTTCCATGAAGAACCCCAATGTGCAGCAGTATGTCCGGTAGATTGTTGTGTCCCTGATGAGGATATTGTAGAAACAGAGGAAGAACTGCTTGGAAAACAGAAGTTCATGCATCCAGATGGATAG
- a CDS encoding acyl-CoA reductase — translation MMAHESILEAFVNLGIYLKDFCENHKTDESGTYADIEHIILKAGQQNGWFTRENVLFSLEQWSRELTHQNLTEWLSRYHLKEEQEPKTIGIVMAGNIPLVGFHDFLCVLLSGNNVLAKLSSNDTVLLPFFAEYLIKQEPGLNHCITFTEGTFETYDAVIATGSNNTSRYFEYYFGKKPNIIRKNRNAVAVLTGKETKEQLQRLGEDVFRYYGLGCRNVSKLYVPEGYDFDEFFKVIFNFQEIIHQHKYANNYDYNKAVYLMSEFKILDNGFLVLKEDKSLSSPIASLFYEYYDSIPKLKEQLELQKDDIQCVVSKGLFSNEVDFGETQKPKLNDYADGVDTLEFLLQL, via the coding sequence ATGATGGCACACGAATCAATATTGGAAGCTTTTGTTAATCTTGGAATTTACCTTAAGGATTTCTGTGAAAACCATAAAACCGATGAAAGTGGAACATATGCGGATATAGAGCATATAATTCTTAAGGCAGGACAGCAAAATGGTTGGTTCACAAGAGAAAATGTGCTGTTTTCCCTTGAGCAATGGTCGAGGGAATTGACCCATCAAAACCTAACCGAATGGCTTTCTCGTTACCATCTTAAGGAAGAACAAGAACCAAAAACCATTGGTATCGTTATGGCGGGAAACATTCCCCTAGTGGGATTCCATGATTTTCTGTGTGTACTTTTAAGCGGTAACAATGTCTTGGCAAAACTATCCTCGAATGATACCGTGCTTCTACCTTTTTTTGCTGAATATCTGATCAAACAAGAACCTGGTTTAAACCATTGTATAACGTTTACCGAAGGAACATTTGAAACATATGATGCTGTGATTGCCACTGGAAGCAACAATACCAGTCGCTATTTTGAGTATTATTTTGGTAAAAAACCAAACATCATCCGCAAAAACAGAAATGCAGTCGCTGTATTGACAGGAAAAGAAACTAAAGAACAGCTTCAGCGATTAGGAGAAGATGTTTTTAGGTATTACGGCCTCGGATGTAGGAATGTTTCCAAATTATATGTTCCAGAAGGATATGATTTTGATGAATTCTTTAAAGTTATTTTCAATTTTCAGGAAATAATCCATCAGCATAAATACGCCAATAATTACGATTACAACAAGGCAGTTTATCTTATGAGCGAATTTAAGATTTTGGATAACGGATTCTTAGTACTAAAAGAAGATAAGAGCCTCTCCTCCCCCATAGCTTCCTTATTTTATGAATATTATGATTCAATTCCCAAGCTAAAGGAACAGTTAGAACTACAAAAGGACGATATTCAATGTGTAGTTTCCAAAGGATTGTTTTCAAATGAAGTTGATTTTGGTGAAACTCAAAAACCAAAGTTAAATGACTACGCTGATGGAGTAGACACCTTGGAGTTTCTATTACAACTTTAA
- the serC gene encoding 3-phosphoserine/phosphohydroxythreonine transaminase: MKKHNFSAGPCILPQEVMLKASEAVMELDGMGLSLIEISHRSKEFVAIMENARSLALELLDLEGKGYQALFLQGGASMQFLMAAFNLLDKKAGYVNTGTWSLKAIKEAKLFGEVVEVASSQDQNFNYIPKGYSIPSDLDYLHLTSNNTIFGTQIKEFPKTNVPLVCDMSSDIFSRQMDFSKFDLIYAGAQKNMGPAGTTLIVVKEDILGKVSRKVPSMMDYAVHIGKDSMFNTPPVFPVYVSMLTMQWLKDLGGIAAIEEINERKANLIYSEIELNPVFSGFAAKEDRSIMNATFNITDDSLREIFDEKCKEAGVNGINGHRSVGGYRASMYNALPLESVGVLVDIMSELEKKG; the protein is encoded by the coding sequence ATGAAAAAGCACAATTTTAGCGCAGGACCTTGCATTTTACCACAAGAAGTAATGCTCAAAGCTTCTGAAGCCGTTATGGAACTGGATGGAATGGGTCTTTCCCTGATAGAAATATCCCATAGAAGCAAAGAGTTTGTCGCCATCATGGAAAACGCACGTTCTTTGGCATTAGAGCTTCTGGACTTGGAAGGAAAAGGGTATCAAGCATTGTTCCTTCAAGGCGGGGCAAGTATGCAGTTTTTAATGGCTGCATTTAATCTGCTCGACAAAAAAGCAGGATATGTAAATACAGGTACCTGGAGTTTAAAAGCCATAAAGGAAGCTAAATTGTTTGGTGAAGTAGTCGAAGTGGCCTCGTCACAAGATCAAAACTTCAATTATATACCGAAAGGGTATTCCATTCCCTCAGATTTGGATTATCTACACTTAACATCCAACAATACCATTTTTGGAACGCAGATAAAGGAATTCCCCAAGACCAATGTTCCACTCGTTTGCGACATGAGTTCCGATATTTTCTCACGCCAGATGGATTTTTCAAAGTTTGATTTGATTTACGCTGGTGCTCAAAAAAATATGGGTCCGGCAGGAACTACTTTAATTGTGGTAAAAGAGGATATTTTGGGCAAAGTTTCACGAAAGGTACCCTCAATGATGGACTATGCTGTTCATATTGGAAAAGACAGTATGTTCAATACGCCACCTGTTTTTCCGGTTTACGTTTCCATGCTGACCATGCAATGGCTAAAAGACCTTGGTGGTATTGCTGCAATCGAGGAAATAAATGAAAGAAAAGCCAATCTTATTTATTCTGAAATAGAATTAAATCCAGTTTTTTCTGGTTTTGCCGCCAAGGAAGATCGCTCTATCATGAATGCCACTTTTAATATAACCGATGACTCTTTAAGGGAAATCTTTGATGAAAAATGTAAAGAAGCCGGAGTCAATGGAATTAATGGCCATAGATCGGTAGGTGGCTATCGGGCATCTATGTACAATGCGCTACCACTTGAAAGCGTAGGAGTATTGGTAGATATTATGAGCGAACTCGAAAAGAAAGGCTAG
- a CDS encoding D-2-hydroxyacid dehydrogenase yields MKILANDGIAQSGIDLLQKEGFEVITTKVAKEQLSNFINEHKITGLLVRSATEARKSLIDACPSLKLIGRGGVGMDNIDVAHAKSKGIHVINTPAASSASVAELVFAHLLSGVRFLYDSNRNMPLDGDSKFKQLKKNYAGGTELRGKTLGIIGFGRIGQATAKMALGLGMKVLYNDHHTAEASLELSFYDGQTINFNLKNSEFDTLLKNSDFITIHVPTQKNYVLGKAEFEKMKTGAAVVNASRGGVLDEVALIDALENGKIAFAGLDVFESEPNPEIRILMHPKISLTPHTGASTVEAQERISLELAHQIIDLLN; encoded by the coding sequence ATGAAAATATTGGCCAATGATGGCATTGCTCAATCAGGAATCGATTTACTTCAAAAAGAAGGTTTTGAAGTCATTACGACCAAAGTGGCAAAAGAACAACTCTCCAACTTTATCAACGAACATAAAATAACCGGGCTATTGGTACGAAGTGCGACCGAAGCCAGAAAATCCTTGATTGATGCTTGTCCAAGTTTAAAGTTGATAGGCCGTGGTGGTGTAGGTATGGATAATATTGATGTAGCTCATGCAAAATCAAAAGGTATCCATGTAATCAATACTCCCGCCGCTTCCTCAGCATCTGTTGCAGAACTTGTATTTGCCCATTTATTGAGCGGTGTGCGATTTTTATACGATTCAAATAGAAACATGCCTTTGGATGGCGATAGCAAATTCAAGCAATTAAAGAAAAACTATGCCGGGGGAACAGAACTCAGAGGTAAAACCTTGGGGATAATCGGTTTTGGAAGAATAGGACAAGCCACCGCTAAAATGGCATTGGGTTTAGGAATGAAAGTCCTTTATAACGACCATCATACCGCTGAGGCTTCCTTGGAACTTTCTTTCTATGACGGACAAACCATAAATTTCAATTTAAAAAATAGTGAGTTTGATACGTTGCTTAAAAATTCCGACTTCATTACAATACACGTCCCAACGCAGAAAAATTACGTGCTTGGTAAAGCTGAGTTTGAGAAAATGAAAACCGGAGCAGCAGTTGTAAATGCTTCACGTGGTGGGGTTTTAGATGAAGTCGCTTTAATAGATGCTTTAGAGAACGGAAAGATAGCATTTGCAGGTTTGGATGTATTTGAATCTGAACCCAATCCAGAAATCAGAATATTGATGCATCCAAAAATATCTTTGACTCCTCATACCGGAGCATCTACCGTAGAAGCTCAGGAACGTATCAGTTTAGAACTTGCACATCAAATAATAGACTTGTTAAACTAA
- a CDS encoding DUF937 domain-containing protein, protein MSGLLDLLTSPMGKQLISGVSGQTGQPENKTAEVLSMAMPLLMGAMKKNTSTPGGAQGLMSALSSKHDGGILDDLGGLFGGGVDQGVMDDGAGILGHVFGAKQPQVENALSSKSGIDAGSISQILKIAAPILLGYLGKQTKQQNVNSPDGLNGLLGGLMGGNSAADKQQSLIESFLDSDGDGSIMDDLAGMVLGGGNQKSSGLGGVLGGLFGK, encoded by the coding sequence ATGTCAGGATTATTAGACTTATTGACCAGCCCAATGGGCAAACAATTAATTAGCGGTGTTTCCGGCCAAACCGGTCAACCCGAAAACAAAACTGCAGAGGTATTGAGTATGGCCATGCCACTTTTAATGGGGGCCATGAAAAAAAATACTTCAACACCTGGAGGTGCGCAAGGTTTAATGAGTGCGCTTTCATCAAAACATGATGGTGGTATTTTAGATGATCTTGGCGGACTTTTCGGTGGCGGTGTAGACCAAGGTGTAATGGATGATGGTGCTGGTATTTTAGGTCATGTATTTGGAGCTAAACAACCACAGGTTGAAAATGCGTTGAGCAGTAAGTCTGGAATAGATGCAGGCTCAATTTCACAAATATTGAAAATAGCCGCTCCAATTTTATTGGGTTATTTGGGTAAACAGACCAAACAACAAAATGTAAATAGTCCCGATGGCCTAAACGGACTCTTAGGTGGACTCATGGGAGGCAACAGTGCTGCGGATAAACAACAGTCACTCATTGAAAGTTTTTTGGATTCTGATGGAGATGGAAGTATTATGGACGATTTGGCCGGAATGGTCTTAGGTGGTGGAAATCAAAAAAGCAGTGGTCTTGGAGGAGTATTGGGAGGTTTATTCGGCAAGTAA
- a CDS encoding DUF6146 family protein, translating to MKKRILVLFIVLVSVIACSSQKEVLEISKQEQAYFDIEEGDAVEIKDEESEYEIIIIDPGFNTWLLSIAQPQGYYSQSFLESRNNILVINWNQRVMQPQRYNPNLYELQINYDSNIDYGYEVNYKLYNYFIYFQRKYNQRLGPFFPRI from the coding sequence ATGAAAAAGAGAATTTTAGTTTTATTTATCGTCCTTGTTTCGGTAATAGCTTGTTCATCACAAAAAGAAGTACTGGAGATTTCCAAACAAGAACAAGCTTATTTTGATATTGAGGAGGGTGACGCCGTAGAAATTAAAGATGAAGAATCTGAGTACGAAATCATAATTATCGACCCGGGATTCAATACTTGGCTTTTAAGCATAGCCCAGCCACAAGGCTACTACTCCCAAAGCTTTTTGGAAAGCAGAAACAATATTCTTGTAATCAATTGGAACCAAAGGGTGATGCAGCCCCAACGGTACAATCCTAATTTATATGAGCTTCAAATCAATTATGACTCTAACATAGATTACGGATACGAGGTAAACTATAAGCTCTATAATTATTTTATTTACTTCCAACGAAAGTATAATCAGCGGTTGGGACCTTTCTTTCCTAGAATTTAA
- a CDS encoding DUF6787 family protein: MEKIKKRWDITENWQLLFPFLGIFLTILTAYLISRRFLHLLDLNNTVFEWLFTLGIGSLLCFIMVKFFLWCFKKLSNKWPVEQRWEMIAIFIVFAITGSISGKLAGPLTEMIGLKQGIVSGWVFWTARILLIFPIYQILLVFFGWLFGQFQFFWNFEKKMLKRMGLGFLIP; this comes from the coding sequence ATGGAGAAAATTAAAAAAAGGTGGGATATTACTGAGAACTGGCAATTACTTTTCCCTTTTCTGGGTATTTTCCTAACCATACTTACCGCATACCTCATTTCAAGGAGGTTTTTACACCTTTTAGACCTGAACAATACAGTTTTTGAGTGGCTTTTCACACTCGGTATCGGTTCTTTACTTTGTTTTATAATGGTAAAATTTTTTCTTTGGTGTTTTAAGAAATTATCCAATAAATGGCCCGTGGAACAGCGATGGGAGATGATTGCCATATTTATTGTATTTGCGATTACAGGAAGTATTTCCGGTAAGTTAGCTGGACCATTAACCGAAATGATTGGACTAAAACAAGGTATAGTAAGCGGATGGGTTTTTTGGACAGCACGTATTCTTCTTATTTTTCCTATCTATCAAATACTTTTGGTTTTCTTTGGATGGCTCTTTGGACAGTTTCAATTTTTCTGGAATTTTGAAAAAAAGATGCTCAAACGTATGGGTTTAGGGTTCTTGATTCCTTAA